The Coffea arabica cultivar ET-39 chromosome 1e, Coffea Arabica ET-39 HiFi, whole genome shotgun sequence genome has a window encoding:
- the LOC113716893 gene encoding uncharacterized protein isoform X2, with translation MELDEDPPQQVLTTTTIPTIRHKCAACFKQYKKKEHLIEHMKASYHSIHQPKCGVCHKYCKSFESLREHIHGQLSKPSCSRIFAERGCILCLELFDSVDALTSHKCQLPAPDPLGMMKLPCVEPQINKLASDIEKGIGRGYEAIALDCEMVGGGSNGSLDLCARVCLVDEYEKILFHTYVLPQIPVTDYRFEVTGIKEEHLKGAMPLKEVQDQILQILCNGESVKSIWCSGGQAKVLVGHNLEHDLDCLRMNFPDHLLRIMATLINSLALP, from the exons ATGGAGTTAGACGAAGATCCTCCTCAACAAGTCCTAACAACGACGACAATTCCCACAATTAG GCATAAATGTGCAGCATGTTTCAAGCAGTATAAGAAGAAGGAGCATCTCATTGAACACATGAAGGCCTCCTACCACTCTATTCATCAGCCTAAATGTGGGGTATGTCACAAGTATTGTAAATCCTTCGAATCTCTGAGGGAACACATCCACG GTCAATTGTCTAAACCATCTTGTTCAAGAATATTTGCAGAGAGGGGTTGCATACTTTGCTTGGAACTGTTTGACAGTGTGGATGCTCTTACAAGTCACAAGTGTCAGTTACCTGCTCCTGATCCTCTT GGAATGATGAAGTTGCCTTGTGTAGAACCTCAAATTAATAAGTTAGCATCGGACATCGAAAAAGGCATTGGGAGAGGTTACGAAGCCATTGCCTTAGATTGTGAAATGGTAGGTGGTGGAAGCAATGGGTCACTTGATCTCTGTGCGAGGGTGTGCCTTGTTGATGAATAtgagaagatacttttccacaCTTATGTGCTACCTCAAATTCCTGTGACTGACTATAG GTTTGAAGTCACTGGTATCAAAGAGGAACACCTGAAAGGTGCCATGCCACTCAAGGAAGTGCAAGACCAAATTCTACAGATTCTCTGCAATGGGGAGTCGGTTAAGAGCATATGGTGCAGTGGCGGACAAGCCAAGGTTCTTGTGGGTCATAATCTTGAGCACGACTTGGACTGCTTGAGAATGAATTTTCCTGATCATCTACTGAG GATAATGGCTACATTGATTAATTCTTTAGCTCTTCCTTAG
- the LOC140014194 gene encoding uncharacterized protein, giving the protein MKVVEVLSSIIGVYTVEVDAREGLAKVYGEVDPNILLMALSRSGKHAEVAWVRLKHPALSNDCHNSGCHGRYTGRGPSWYDQNGYCHLGQQPFCPRRRAMADHQDPYQRHHGCGGYGYGPYAYPPGADDTAPYCSVM; this is encoded by the exons ATGAAGGTGGTCGAGGTGCTGAGTTCCATCATCG GTGTGTATACGGTGGAAGTTGATGCACGAGAAGGGCTAGCAAAAGTGTACGGCGAGGTGGATCCAAACATACTTCTAATGGCATTATCAAGAAGTGGGAAGCATGCGGAGGTAGCATGGGTTAGGCTGAAGCATCCTGCGCTCAGCAATGACTGCCATAATTCCGGCTGCCATGGCAGGTACACGGGAAGGGGCCCGTCATGGTATGATCAGAATGGTTACTGCCATCTAGGCCAACAACCCTTCTGCCCAAGGAGGAGGGCAATGGCAGATCATCAGGATCCTTACCAGCGCCACCATGGATGTGGTGGTTATGGTTATGGACCGTACGCTTATCCGCCGGGCGCTGATGATACCGCCCCTTACTGCAGCGTCATGTGA
- the LOC113716893 gene encoding uncharacterized protein isoform X3 yields the protein MELDEDPPQQVLTTTTIPTIRHKCAACFKQYKKKEHLIEHMKASYHSIHQPKCGVCHKYCKSFESLREHIHGQLSKPSCSRIFAERGCILCLELFDSVDALTSHKCQLPAPDPLGMMKLPCVEPQINKLASDIEKGIGRGYEAIALDCEMVGGGSNGSLDLCARVCLVDEYEKILFHTYVLPQIPVTDYRFEVTGIKEEHLKGAMPLKEVQDQILQILCNGESVKSIWCSGGQAKDNGYID from the exons ATGGAGTTAGACGAAGATCCTCCTCAACAAGTCCTAACAACGACGACAATTCCCACAATTAG GCATAAATGTGCAGCATGTTTCAAGCAGTATAAGAAGAAGGAGCATCTCATTGAACACATGAAGGCCTCCTACCACTCTATTCATCAGCCTAAATGTGGGGTATGTCACAAGTATTGTAAATCCTTCGAATCTCTGAGGGAACACATCCACG GTCAATTGTCTAAACCATCTTGTTCAAGAATATTTGCAGAGAGGGGTTGCATACTTTGCTTGGAACTGTTTGACAGTGTGGATGCTCTTACAAGTCACAAGTGTCAGTTACCTGCTCCTGATCCTCTT GGAATGATGAAGTTGCCTTGTGTAGAACCTCAAATTAATAAGTTAGCATCGGACATCGAAAAAGGCATTGGGAGAGGTTACGAAGCCATTGCCTTAGATTGTGAAATGGTAGGTGGTGGAAGCAATGGGTCACTTGATCTCTGTGCGAGGGTGTGCCTTGTTGATGAATAtgagaagatacttttccacaCTTATGTGCTACCTCAAATTCCTGTGACTGACTATAG GTTTGAAGTCACTGGTATCAAAGAGGAACACCTGAAAGGTGCCATGCCACTCAAGGAAGTGCAAGACCAAATTCTACAGATTCTCTGCAATGGGGAGTCGGTTAAGAGCATATGGTGCAGTGGCGGACAAGCCAAG GATAATGGCTACATTGATTAA